CACCGCTCACTCACCTCACTGTCCAATCGGCTACACGCGGCCGAGCTGGTTGATCAGGGTGTCGAGCATCTCGTCGACGACCGTCATCAACTTCGCCGCGGCTTGGTAGGCGTGCTGGTATTTCATCATGTTGACCATCTCTTCGTCGAGGGAGACCCCCGAGAGTGAATCCCGCTGATTGGCGATCTGTTTGGCCAGAAGGGCCTGGCCCTCGGCGATCCGGGTGGTCTCCCGGGTGTCCAGGCCGACCTGGCCGATGATGGCCCGGAAGTAGTCGTCGGGGCTGGCGCCGCCGAGGGCCGGCGTGGCCGTGCTCTTGACCGCGGCCAAGAGGAGGGCGTTGGCGCCGTCACCGGGACTGTTGGCCGCCGAGGCGGCGGCGATGTTGTTCGAGGTCAGGGCCGGGTTGACGGCGATGTCGCCGGCGTTGTTCAGGCCACTCGACCCGACGAAGAAGTCCAGACCGGTGGCGTTGGCCGGGGGGAGCCCGAAGCCGCCCTGGTGGACCGCGTTGATCTGGGTGATCATCGTGTTCGCGGCGGTGTTCAGCTTGCTCACGTAATCAGCGACGGCCTTGTCCCGCGTGTCGATGAGGCCCCGGAGCTCGCCGCCCCGAACCTCGACCGGCGTGCCCGTCGAGCTCCAGGTGAGGGCGGCATAGTTGCTGTTCAAGGGGTCGTTGGCGACGCTGATCGCCTGGAAACCGTAGGGGCTGGCCAGGGCCACCCCGTTGAGGAAGACCGAGACCGTCCCGTTATTCTCGGGCAGGATGCTGATGTCGGCGTAACGGGAGAGCTTCTCGAGGAGGGAGTCCCTCCGGTCCAGCAGGTCGTTGGGCTTGTCGTTGACCGCCGCGACGTTGGCGATCTGCTGATTGACCTGTGAGATTTCTTTGGCGATGTCGTTGATCTCGAGGACCCGGGCCCTAACCACACTATCGATGTTTGCCCGCAGATCCTGCAGCTGGCGGTGGGTCGTCCGGAAGGCCAGGGCCAGGGTCTCCCCGGCTTGCTTGACCGCCGACCGGACCGAGGGCGACTCGGGGTTGTTGGCCAGGACCTGCAACGACTGCCAGAAGGCGTCGACGACGCTGTGGAGACCCGACTCGGAAGGCTCGTTGAAGATGATCTCGACTTCCTGAAGGGCGTCCCGCCTGGACTCCATCTCCCCGACCAGGGTCTGGACGCCTCTGGCCTGCGAGTCGAGGAAGGCGTCGCGGACCCTGACGATGTCGGAGACAGAAACGCCCGTACCCACCTGCCCCGCCCCCACTGAACGGGAGAGCGTCGGCACGGTGTACGGGTCGGTCGGGGAGAAGGCCAGGACCTGCCGGGAATAGCCCGGCGTGTTGGCGTTGGCGATGTTGTGGGCGGTCACCTGGAGGGCGATCTGCTGGGCCTCCAGCGCCCGACGGGCTGTTTCCAAACCCATGAACGAAGACCTCATCCGTGAGCACCTACCCTTCGGGACCATCCGTGTCCCGGGATGGAAGGCCGTCAGCGGCCTTCCCCTGATGGTTGTCCGCCGGTCAGACCTGGCGGTCGATCTTCAACGCCCCTCCGTCGACGTTGCGCCCGCCGTCGGGGCCGTAGGCCGCGCCGCCCGGTTTGGCCTTGGCCAGCAGGTTGATGGTCAGTTTGACCTGATTCATGGCCTGCTCGATGAGGCGACCATTGATCTGGTTGCCTTCGGCCAGTTCGGTCACGGCCTTCAGGATCTCGTCGTGCTGCTCGCGGAGTCTCTCGCCGCTCGCGCCGCCGATGATCTCGATCAGTCGGCCCAGCGTCCGCTCACCTTCACTGAGGTGAAGCTCGTCGGCGAGTTCAGTGGCCGCCATCTGCCGGGTCTCCTCGACCCGACCGGCCTGCCAGAGAAGGGATTCCTCGGCCCTTATGATTCCGGGGAGGGCTTCAAGGTCGCCCTCCACCAGCGCTTTCTGCTTCTTCGAAGACAGTTCCACCAGGACCCGGTAGACCTCGGCCTCCTGGTCGAGGACCTCGGTCATCCGTCCCACCTGCGTCTGAATCAACCCGCCCACCTTCCTTGGCTTTGCGACCGTCCAGACTCAGCGCACGCGATCGCCCAGGATCCGGCCGAGGAGCTTTTCGGCGATGTCTTCCGCCTTGGGCTTGTAGGTGCCCTCGGCGACCTGCTTCTTGAGCTCCTCCACCCGCTCCTGACGAACTTCAGGCAGCTTGGCCACGGCTTCCTTGACCTTGCGGACTTCCCTGGCTTGATCCGAGACGATGACCTTGTCCACCGGGCCGCTCGCTTTGTCCTTGGCGACCTCTCTCTTGGCCACGGTCTCGTTCCCGAGCTTCTCCGGTGCCCGCTGCGAATAGGTCTGCAGTAGGTCGTGGATCTGTTTCTGGGAGATCTTCATCCCGGAACCCTCCTTAAATCAGCCCAAACCCAGGTTACCCTTCCACCCGAAGTATCGTGCGGGAGACAGTCGCTTTGTTTACGCCGGTTCCGGTCGGGATGACCGGCCTGCCCCGGCTGAATGCAATCAATGGGGCACTTCCTCGGCCGAGCGGCCAGAAGCTACTTCTTACTCTTCTTTATGAGATCGGCGGTGTGCATCCGGTCCTGATCGCCCCGATCGAGACGGTCGCCCGGCCCCTCCAGATGCAGCTCCTTGCGGAGGTCCCCGGCGCACTCGGAGCAGAAGCGACCGGCGATGATCGGCTTGCCGCAGCGTTCACACTGGATCCAGGAGACTTCTTGGGCGGCGACGATCCGGCCCTCGCGGAGGAACTTCAGAATCCGCTCGGGCTTGACCCCCGTGGCCTCACTGGTCTCCTCGAGACCGGCGCGGGGGTTGTCCTTCAGGAAGGCCCGCAGGGTGTCGTACTCCTTCTCGTCCTCGGCCAGGCAGACTGGGCATAGGTTCTTGCCCGAGTAGGTGAATAGGTTGCCGCACCTCGGGCAGTTCCTCAGCTCCATCGGCATCGTCAAACCCCCCGTCCATCCTCGTTTCATCCCGGTCCCGATCTCGATGGAGGGACCGCTCACGGCCCAGGGCTAGACCGACTGAGCCCAGCCGCTCTTGAGGAACTGGTAGAGGCTGTCGCCCAAGCCGAGCCCGCCGGCCTTGGCCAGCTCGTCGGCGAAGGTCGCCGACGGGTCGGCCGCGGTGACTCCAGGCTTGAAGACATTAGCCTGCTTAAGCAGAGCCGACAGGAAGAACGACTCGAACTCCCGGCAGAGGCCTCTCAGCTGGGCGTCGGCCCGCTGCCCTTCAGCCGTTTCCTTCGGTGCGGCCCGGTCGACGGCTGAATTCGCCATTCCCGTCCCGGATACCTTGCCGGATGTCCCAATCATCAAAGCGTTCACGGACGCACCTCGCTCACTCAGCGCTTGAGCCCGTTGGCGATGGCCATCAGGGTATCCGCGTTCTGGACGATCTTGGCCCCCATCTCGTAGGCCCGCTGGGCCTGCATCAACCCAACCATCTCGTCGATGAGGGAGACGTTTGAGGCCTCCAGGTACTCCTGGCGGACCTTGGTCGGGGTGGTGACCGTTCCGCCGCTGCCGCCGGCCCCGCCGGCGCCCGTGCCCGTCTCGGCGGCCGCCGGGCCGGAGGCTTCCGTCGCCTGGTAGAGGTTCTGGCCCATGGCCTCCAGCCCGCCGGGGTTGCCGAAGCGGAAGAGACTGATCCGCCCGA
This DNA window, taken from Bacillota bacterium, encodes the following:
- the flgM gene encoding flagellar biosynthesis anti-sigma factor FlgM gives rise to the protein MKISQKQIHDLLQTYSQRAPEKLGNETVAKREVAKDKASGPVDKVIVSDQAREVRKVKEAVAKLPEVRQERVEELKKQVAEGTYKPKAEDIAEKLLGRILGDRVR
- a CDS encoding MerR family transcriptional regulator — encoded protein: MPMELRNCPRCGNLFTYSGKNLCPVCLAEDEKEYDTLRAFLKDNPRAGLEETSEATGVKPERILKFLREGRIVAAQEVSWIQCERCGKPIIAGRFCSECAGDLRKELHLEGPGDRLDRGDQDRMHTADLIKKSKK
- a CDS encoding flagellar protein FlgN — translated: MIQTQVGRMTEVLDQEAEVYRVLVELSSKKQKALVEGDLEALPGIIRAEESLLWQAGRVEETRQMAATELADELHLSEGERTLGRLIEIIGGASGERLREQHDEILKAVTELAEGNQINGRLIEQAMNQVKLTINLLAKAKPGGAAYGPDGGRNVDGGALKIDRQV
- the flgK gene encoding flagellar hook-associated protein FlgK — encoded protein: MGLETARRALEAQQIALQVTAHNIANANTPGYSRQVLAFSPTDPYTVPTLSRSVGAGQVGTGVSVSDIVRVRDAFLDSQARGVQTLVGEMESRRDALQEVEIIFNEPSESGLHSVVDAFWQSLQVLANNPESPSVRSAVKQAGETLALAFRTTHRQLQDLRANIDSVVRARVLEINDIAKEISQVNQQIANVAAVNDKPNDLLDRRDSLLEKLSRYADISILPENNGTVSVFLNGVALASPYGFQAISVANDPLNSNYAALTWSSTGTPVEVRGGELRGLIDTRDKAVADYVSKLNTAANTMITQINAVHQGGFGLPPANATGLDFFVGSSGLNNAGDIAVNPALTSNNIAAASAANSPGDGANALLLAAVKSTATPALGGASPDDYFRAIIGQVGLDTRETTRIAEGQALLAKQIANQRDSLSGVSLDEEMVNMMKYQHAYQAAAKLMTVVDEMLDTLINQLGRV